The Pseudomonas saponiphila DNA window CAACTGGGTGGTTTTTTCCGGCTTGATCGAATCGAAGGCGTTCACTGAACCGGCCGGGCCCATTTTCGGCGAGAACAGTTCCCAGTAGTCGGGGAAACGCTGGGTGTGGCCCAGGCCGACGTAGAGCGTGGTCGGGCTGTCCGCCAGGTCGTGCTCGTAGCGCACGAAGCCGCTGGGCAGGGTGTCGGCGCGGGTGTCGCCGGCCGTGGGGTTGGCGCGGCTCATCATGCCCGAGCCGATGCGCTCGCGATAATCCTTGGCCGAGGCACGGTCCAGGCGTGCACCAGTGATCAGGCGATCACGCTCGGCGGCGTACCAGGTCAGCTCGCCGAAGGCGCCGTAGTTGTGGAAGTCGGCGTCCTTGGTGCGGGGCAGTTGCTTGTAGGTGTCGATGCCGCTGCTGGCCCGGGCGCGATGCTCGTTGGTCTGGGCATCCAGGCCGCCGATCAGTTGCAGGTCGGCCCAGCGCCAGGTGGCCTTGATCCGTGCGCCGAGGGTGCGGCGGTCGACGTTGGAGGCCATGGGACCGGCCATCATCCCGGTGCCGGACGGGGTCCGCAGGCTGTAGTTGTCCATCACGTGGTCGGCGTAGTTGTAGTAGACCTGGGCCTCGACCTTGTCCAGCACCTCGCCGATGTTGGATTTTTCGAAACGCAGACCCAGGCTTTCGCGCTTGAACTGCGAGCCGTCCATGCCGCGCCCGGCGTAGCGGGCTTCACCGTCGCCCTTGCCGGCGGTGAGTTCCAGCAGGGTGTCGGCGTCCGGGGTCCAGCCCAGGGCCACGTCACCGTTCCACTTGTCGTAGCGCGAGGCCACGGTGTCGTTGTTGCCGTCCTTGTAGTCGTCGGAATGGGCGGTGTTGCCGATCACCCGCAGGTAGCCCAGGGGGCCGCCGGCGGCGGCGTCCAGGGTTTTGTCGAAACGGCCGTTGGAACCGGCCAGCAGGCTGGCGTTGACCCGGGTGCCGAGCTCGCCGAAATGTTCCGGTTCGCGCTCGAACAGCACGGTGCCGGCCGAGGCGCCCGGGCCCCAGAGCACGGTTTGCGGGCCCTTGATCACGGTCAGGCGGTCGTAGGTTTCCGGGGAAATGTAGGAGGTCGGTGCATCCATGCGCCCGGGGCAGGCGCCGAGCATCATGCCGCCGTTGGTGAGGATGTTCAGCCGCGAGCCGAACATGCCGCGCAGCACCGGGTCGCCGTTGGTGCCACCGTTGCGCACCAGGGCGAAGCCGGGAATGGTCTTCAGGTAGTCGCCGCCGTCACTGGCCGGGACCGGCTGGCGTGGGTCCTTGGGGTTGGTGACCACGGTCAGCGGCGAGCTCGGGGCGACGGCGGTGATCACCGTGGGGCTCAGTTCGGTGCTGTGCTGGGCGTGCTCCGTTGGTGCATCGTCGGCCAGTGCCAGGGGCGTCAGCAGGGCGCCGCAGAGTACTGCCAGAGCACGGTTGAAATGTTGGCGGGCAGGGCTCAAGGCAAAGCGCTTGAATGGCTGGGCAACGCCCAGGCGAGAGTCAGCAGAAAACATAGATGTTCCATCGATCAGTCTTGAATGACACGGCCGCGGGTACGCGTCTGTCGCGCTGACAGCCGGCCGTGTGAGATGAGCAGGGGACTCAGGCGAGGATCGGTGGGGCGCGGGTCAGGGCGCCGGGGAACACGGTCTGCCGGGCGTGGCCCAGGCGCGTGGCGGGGATCAGGAAATCAGTTGTGGGCGTGGTCGCCAGTGCGGCGAACGACAGGCCTGAAGGCAGCGCCGGGCAGTTGAACAGCAGGCTGCAATAGCCGCACTTCTCCCAGAGCACATGCTGTTCGCCCTGGGACTTACCTTGTTGCGCGTGATGCGGGCTTTCACCGTGACAGCCGGGCGCGCCGTTGCCCATGTCCATGGCGGAGGACATGTTCATCGGCGTGGTGTGATCCATCGGCATCGACTGGGAAATCAGCGGGCCGATAAAGATCATCAACATGGCGAACAGGCTGATCCAGCTGCCGCGTCGAACTCGCTGGGAGTTGCGACGCGGCGCGGACCGCCCGCGGCCAGGCGCGTGCGGGGCGTTCACGGTCGAAGGGCCGGTCAGGGCTTACTGGTCGTGCATATGCCCTTGCATGGCGTCGGGAGCCTGCTTCTGCACGGCAACCTCGACGGTGACATTGCCGGACTTCTCGAAGTGCAGGGTCAGCGGGAAGCGCTTGCCGTCGCTGAGCAGGCTGCGATCCTTGAGCTCCATCAGCATCACGTGGTAGCCCATGGGCGCGAAGGCCACCTCGCCACCGGCGGGCACCGCGACCTTGGGCACTGGCTGCATCTTCATCATGTCGCCCTGCTTGACGTGCTCATGCAGCTCGGCCCGACCGGCGATCGGCGAGTCGACACTGAGCAGGGTGTCGGCGCTCTTGCCCGGGTTGTGCAGCACGAAGTAGGCGGCCACGGTCGGTGCGTTCGGTGGCAGCTCCTGTGACCAGGGATGGGCGATTTGCAGCTCGCCGGCCTTGTAGTCGTGGGCGGTGGCGAAGCAGGCGGGCAGCAGCAGAGCGGCCAGGAGCAGGGATTGCTTGACCAGGGATGGTGTAGACATGACGGTTCTCCAGAACGATTCAAAGACGCAGATCACTTGCGAAAGGGAATCATGCCAGAGGCGGTGCACCGGGGTTCAGGCTGGGCCATTGCTGGCGCAGGGAGAGCATTTCAATCTGCGGTTGCGGCGCGCCCGGCCGGGCGGCGAAGCGGGTGAAGTACAGCTGGGGAACGTGCCCGGGCAGGGCCACCAGTGGTGGCGAGCCGGAGCAGCACCAACAGTGCTGCATGGTCGAATGATCGTCGTTCTGCGGGGCCTTCTGGTCGAGCTTGCCCAGGGAGATGGCCACCAGCTTGGTGCCGGTGGACGAGCAGAAACTGCCCCATAGCAGTTGTTCGTTCAGCCCCGGATCGCTGCGCTGCATGGCCCCGGAAAGCGGCATGGCAAGCATGTTGAACAGCACTGCGAAGCAGGCGATCCAGGCAAATGCGAGCCGTTGTCGGGACATGGGGACGATCCGTCGGTTGAGCGATCAGGCGGGTATTTAGCCTGATCGCCGTGGATAAGTAAAAAAGCAGCGTATGCGGTGTGGTGTCGCAGTGCCAGTTCAGGCTGGGCTGACGTGGAGCTTGAGCCCGAGCGCTTTCATGACCTTGATGATGGTCGCGAACTCGGGATTGCCCTGGCTGCCCAGGGCCTTGTACAGGCTCTCGCGGCCCAGGCCGGTATCGCGGGCGATCTGGGTCATGCCGCGGGCGCGAGCGATATCGTTGAGGGCAGCGCGGATCAGCTTGCCGTCGCCGGTGTCTTCCTCGAAGCAGGCGTCGAGGTAGGCGACCATGTCTTCAGGGGACTTGAGGTACTCCGCCGCGTCGAAGCGGGTGACTGGGGTGTGCATGTTTCAACCCTCGCTCTTGAGGTCGTGGGCCAGTTGCCTGGCGCGTTGGATATCGCGTCTCTGGGTGCTCTTGTCACCGCCGATCAACAACAGGTAGATCACTGTGCCCCGGCGCGAGAAGTACACCCGGTAGCCGGGGCCACGGTGGATGCGCATCTCGTAGACGCCTCCACCCAGCGGTTCGCAGTCGCCGAAACGGCCCAGCTGGGCGGCGCGGATCCTGGCCAGTACACGGGTTTTGCCCTGCGGGTCCTTCAGGTGCAGGAGCCAGCGGCTGAACTCCAGGGTCTGCTCGAAGACGTACATGGCGAATGTATTCCTTGGGATACGGCGTGGCAACCCATTTGCCCGCGTGCAGCTCAATCAGGCGACGAGCGGAGCCGGCGCCATTGAGGCTGTCCAAGGAGGCTAAAGCATGGGGTTGGCAGCGCGCTGCCAGGGGCTTCCCAAGTGTTTGTGGGGCGCGGCGGTTTTGCCTGTCAGGTTTTTTCCGGCGAGCTCAGGGCCAGCAGCAACTCGGCCACGCTGGCAAAGTGGCGGTCGGCTTCGGGCAGTTCGGGGCGCTTGAGCACCAGCACCGGTATGCCCCGCTCACGTGCCACCTCCAGCTTGGGCTCGGTGGCGCTGCTGCCGCTGTTCTTGCTGATCAGCACGTCGATGTGCCGACGTGCGAACAGTTGGCGCTCGTCTTCGATCAGGAAGGGCCCTCGGGCGCCAATCACTTCGCAACGCTCATTGCCGGGGCAGGATTCCAGGGCGCGCAGGGTCCAGAACTGCCCCGGAGGAATTTCATCCAGATGCTGCAACGGCTCGCGGCCCAGGGTGAACAGCGGGCGCTTGAACGGTTCCAGGGCTTCCATCAGTTGCTCCCAACCGGCGATCTCCCGCCAGTCATCGCCCGGTTGCGGCTGCCAGGCCGGGCGGCGCAAGGCCCAGCAAGGCACGGCTGCGTGCTTTGCCGCGGCCACGGCATTGGCGCTGATCTGCGCAGCGTAGGGGTGGGTGGCATCCAGCAGGAGGCCAATGCGTTGTTCACGGATAAAGCGCGCCAGGCCCTCGGCGCCGCCGTAGCCGCCCACCCGGACCTGGCACTTCAGGTCCGTGGGCACCCGGCCGACCCCGGCCAGGCTGTAGATATGTTCCAGGCCCAGGGTACGGGCGATGGCCAGGGCCTCGGTGACCCCGCCCAGCAGCAGGATGCGGCTCATGACAAGACTCCGGCATGGCCAACGATGCCGCCCTGGCGGTCGATGGCGAAGACTTCCACCTGGACTTGGGCCGGCACCACGCTGCGGGCGAAGTCCAGGGCGTGCTGGCACACCGCGTCGCCCAGGGCGATTCCGGCGGCGCTGGCCATGGCCAGTGCCTGCTGGCTGGTATTGGCTTCGCGGATGGCCTGTTGCAGGTCCGCTCCGGCGCCCACCGCGGCGGCCCATTGCGCCAGTTGCGGCAGGTCGATGCTGGAATGGCGGCTGTGCAGGTCCATGTGTCCGGCGGCCAGCTTGCTGATCTTGCCGAAGCCACCGCACAGGCTGAGTTTATCCACAGGCACTTTGCGCAGGTGCTTGAGCACCGCGCCGACGAAGTCGCCCATTTCGATCAGGGCGATTTCCGGCAGGTTGTAGACCCGGCGCATGGTGTCTTCGCTGGCGTTGCCGGTGCAGGCGGCAATGTGCAGGTAGCCGTTGGTCCTGGCCACGTCGATGCCCTGGTGGATCGAGGCGATATAGGCCGCACAGGAGAAGGGCCGGACAATGCCGCTGGTGCCCAGGATCGACAGTCCGCCGAGAATCCCCAGGCGCGGGTTCATGGTTTTCAGGGCCAGCTCGGCGCCGCCCTCGACATTCACCGTGACTTCGAAACCGCCGGTGTAGGCGTGCTCCTCGGCAAGCCGTTGTAGGTGCTCGCTGATCATCCGGCGTGGCACGGGATTGATCGCCGGCTCGCCCACTGCCAGCACCAGGCCGGGTCGGGTCACGGTGCCCACGCCCTGGCCGGCGATGAAGCGGATTCCCGGCTCGCGGGTCAGGCGCACCTGGGTGTAGAGCAGGGCGCCGTGGGTCACGTCCGGGTCGTCGCCGGCATCCTTGAGGGTCCCGGCCTCGGCGCCCTCGGCGGTGCGTCGGCAGAACTCCAGGCGCATCTGCACCTGCTTGCCCTTGGGCAGGACGATCTGCACTGCGTCGGCGTTGATGCCCCCCAGCAACAGGCGCGCGGCGGCCAGGCTGGTGGCGGTGGCGCAGCTGCCAGTGGTCAGGCCACTGCGCAGGGGCGCGGGCTGTTCGGCCGTCTCCTCACGCATGCCCTGGCCCCCGTAGGAGCGAGCTTGCTCGCGAAGGGCGCACGGCGGTGTTTGGGGCGGACGCTTTCGCGGGCAAGCCCGCTCCTGCAAGGTTCATGGCCGGTCCAGGGGTTTGTGCAGGTCCAGCAGGGTGATCGGCAGGGCCTGGCGCCAGGTATCGAATTCCCCCAGGGGCTGGGCCTGGGCGATATGGATGCGGGTCAGCTCGCCGCCATGGGCTTGGCGCCAGTGCATCAGGGTCATTTCACTTTGCAGGGTCACCGCGTTGGCCACCAGGCGTCCGCCGGGCTTGAGCCGTTCCCAGCAGGTGTGCAGCACGCCCTCGCGGGTTACCCCGCCGCCGATGAACACCGCATCGGGGCGCTCCAGCCCGGCCAGGGCCTGGGGCGCGCTGCCGCGAATCAGTTGCAGCCCGGGCACGCC harbors:
- a CDS encoding cobalt-precorrin-5B (C(1))-methyltransferase, with translation MREETAEQPAPLRSGLTTGSCATATSLAAARLLLGGINADAVQIVLPKGKQVQMRLEFCRRTAEGAEAGTLKDAGDDPDVTHGALLYTQVRLTREPGIRFIAGQGVGTVTRPGLVLAVGEPAINPVPRRMISEHLQRLAEEHAYTGGFEVTVNVEGGAELALKTMNPRLGILGGLSILGTSGIVRPFSCAAYIASIHQGIDVARTNGYLHIAACTGNASEDTMRRVYNLPEIALIEMGDFVGAVLKHLRKVPVDKLSLCGGFGKISKLAAGHMDLHSRHSSIDLPQLAQWAAAVGAGADLQQAIREANTSQQALAMASAAGIALGDAVCQHALDFARSVVPAQVQVEVFAIDRQGGIVGHAGVLS
- a CDS encoding copper chaperone PCu(A)C, which produces MSTPSLVKQSLLLAALLLPACFATAHDYKAGELQIAHPWSQELPPNAPTVAAYFVLHNPGKSADTLLSVDSPIAGRAELHEHVKQGDMMKMQPVPKVAVPAGGEVAFAPMGYHVMLMELKDRSLLSDGKRFPLTLHFEKSGNVTVEVAVQKQAPDAMQGHMHDQ
- a CDS encoding DUF2946 domain-containing protein; the encoded protein is MNAPHAPGRGRSAPRRNSQRVRRGSWISLFAMLMIFIGPLISQSMPMDHTTPMNMSSAMDMGNGAPGCHGESPHHAQQGKSQGEQHVLWEKCGYCSLLFNCPALPSGLSFAALATTPTTDFLIPATRLGHARQTVFPGALTRAPPILA
- a CDS encoding DUF2946 domain-containing protein, coding for MSRQRLAFAWIACFAVLFNMLAMPLSGAMQRSDPGLNEQLLWGSFCSSTGTKLVAISLGKLDQKAPQNDDHSTMQHCWCCSGSPPLVALPGHVPQLYFTRFAARPGAPQPQIEMLSLRQQWPSLNPGAPPLA
- a CDS encoding cobalt-precorrin-6A reductase, yielding MSRILLLGGVTEALAIARTLGLEHIYSLAGVGRVPTDLKCQVRVGGYGGAEGLARFIREQRIGLLLDATHPYAAQISANAVAAAKHAAVPCWALRRPAWQPQPGDDWREIAGWEQLMEALEPFKRPLFTLGREPLQHLDEIPPGQFWTLRALESCPGNERCEVIGARGPFLIEDERQLFARRHIDVLISKNSGSSATEPKLEVARERGIPVLVLKRPELPEADRHFASVAELLLALSSPEKT
- a CDS encoding TonB-dependent copper receptor — translated: MFSADSRLGVAQPFKRFALSPARQHFNRALAVLCGALLTPLALADDAPTEHAQHSTELSPTVITAVAPSSPLTVVTNPKDPRQPVPASDGGDYLKTIPGFALVRNGGTNGDPVLRGMFGSRLNILTNGGMMLGACPGRMDAPTSYISPETYDRLTVIKGPQTVLWGPGASAGTVLFEREPEHFGELGTRVNASLLAGSNGRFDKTLDAAAGGPLGYLRVIGNTAHSDDYKDGNNDTVASRYDKWNGDVALGWTPDADTLLELTAGKGDGEARYAGRGMDGSQFKRESLGLRFEKSNIGEVLDKVEAQVYYNYADHVMDNYSLRTPSGTGMMAGPMASNVDRRTLGARIKATWRWADLQLIGGLDAQTNEHRARASSGIDTYKQLPRTKDADFHNYGAFGELTWYAAERDRLITGARLDRASAKDYRERIGSGMMSRANPTAGDTRADTLPSGFVRYEHDLADSPTTLYVGLGHTQRFPDYWELFSPKMGPAGSVNAFDSIKPEKTTQLDFGLQYQSEDLEAWASGYIGQVRDYILFDYNTRMMGMSTSQADNIDARIMGGELGAAYKLTSNWKADATLAYAWGKNSSDGKALPQMPPLDARFGLTYSEDDWSAGALWRVVAAQNRVDLNKGNVVGKDFGKSGGFGVFSLNGAYRVTKNLKLSTGVDNLFGKAYAEHLNLAGNAGFGYPANDPQAIKEPGRTLWTKVDLSF
- a CDS encoding type II toxin-antitoxin system RelE/ParE family toxin, with protein sequence MYVFEQTLEFSRWLLHLKDPQGKTRVLARIRAAQLGRFGDCEPLGGGVYEMRIHRGPGYRVYFSRRGTVIYLLLIGGDKSTQRRDIQRARQLAHDLKSEG
- a CDS encoding addiction module antidote protein — encoded protein: MHTPVTRFDAAEYLKSPEDMVAYLDACFEEDTGDGKLIRAALNDIARARGMTQIARDTGLGRESLYKALGSQGNPEFATIIKVMKALGLKLHVSPA